A region from the Ptychodera flava strain L36383 chromosome 10, AS_Pfla_20210202, whole genome shotgun sequence genome encodes:
- the LOC139142539 gene encoding relaxin receptor 2-like translates to MKKSLRFLLILSLVSSSVSKRGRLGHSTHRRLPRSFFCLDNSFKCLNSTDCIFREYLCDGIEDCDNGSDEWDEECTDYNDGENWDIKIGDKDDESSEEEGEDDLGGSRIPCAKDTYPNVCNCTYVEFQNGHNATNRSDEHPNDNSPYAIHIDCSDRNLTAVPQNIPDNTTEIDLSQNSIETIGKADFAGLFMVKNLLLSKNSIREIEEGSFDDLRDLLILSLDRNKLTSLPASVFETVTNLRELSLELNDISNIPDTVFQNLGHLEELDLSGNEIRLLGKNLLRNQVTLKKLQINWNRPMEIEFGAFDNTVNLNTLRLIDNGISHIRSGIFRNLNKLTKLDLERNFILSIKKYDLQGLHNLSSLQLRNNSLTRIEAGAFDHTVKLKQLRLSLNTLPAIKKDVFEPLQELKILDLSHNKIEDIESGSLSNATRLSHLLLASNKLSILRNGMFTSLSSVTNLDLLDNEIRSLEPGCFDDMLSLYTLDLRENPFTLLPRGLFDNLLSFEWIYFDHFSLCGYAPTVRHCSPRGDGISSIENLLDNMVLRIMVWVVATLAFIGNIFVLIVRCVLKEDNRVHSFFIVNLSFADLLMGLYLFIIAVHDVIYRGEYIKFDLSWRTSWICKLCGFLSFVSSEASVLILTVITLDRLFSIVYPFKFKNRTIKLAFLIMATMWSICIFLAVLPLIDHLEYFSVFFYGGNGVCLPLHIDEPMTNGWEYSLFIFTFINLVAFLFIAFAYAAMFNAIRQSRTNIRSTTENQDYMLAKRFTLIVATDFVCWMPIIILKLVALAGVKVNGDIYAWMAVFILPVNSALNPILYTMTTKLFKQKMLRALGVHLRDKADESLTASKTTGMRVSTFGQRSRSTTSTNGKARNGSFHYKTTNSTVMSLSITRAQTCRASPSHCPSKQNTYVELSNIIERPRRCDFA, encoded by the exons CTCATCGCCGTCTGCCTCGCAGTTTCTTTTGCCTTGATAACAGTTTCAAGTGCCTTAACTCCACTGACTGTATCTTTCGAGAATACCTGTGTGACGGAATAGAGGACTGCGACAATGGTTCCGATGAGTGGGACGAAGAATGTA CTGATTATAACGATGGGGAGAATTGGGATATAAAGATCGGAGACAAAGACGACGAGTCTTCTGAAGAAGAGGGCGAAGATGATCTCGGAGGAAGCAGAATTCCATGTG CAAAGGACACCTATCCCAACGTATGTAACTGCACATACGTCGAATTTCAGAACGGCCACAACGCCACCAACCGGTCTGATGAACATCCAAATGACAACTCTCCGTACGCGATTCACATCGACTGTTCGGACCGCAATCTGACCGCCGTGCCTCAAAACATACCCGATAATACGACAGAAAT TGACCTCAGTCAGAATTCTATCGAAACAATAGGAAAGGCTGACTTTGCTGGGTTGTTTATGGTGAAAAACCT ACTTTTGTCGAAGAACAGTATCAGAGAGATTGAAGAAGGTTCCTTTGATGACTTGCGTGATCTGTTGATCTT GTCTTTGGACAGAAACAAGTTGACGTCACTTCCGGCCAGTGTATTTGAGACGGTAACGAACTTGAGAGAATT GAGTTTGGAGTTGAACGACATCTCGAACATTCCGGACACTGTCTTTCAGAATCTCGGCCATCTCGAGGAACT AGATCTATCAGGCAACGAAATTCGTCTCCTTGGTAAGAATCTTCTTCGAAACCAAGTCACGCTGAAAAAACT TCAAATTAACTGGAACAGACCAATGGAGATCGAGTTTGGCGCATTCGACAATACTGTAAACCTGAACACTTT GCGTCTGATCGATAACGGTATCAGCCACATTAGAAGTGGAATATTCAGAAACTTGAATAAGCTGACAAAATT GGATCTGGAGAGAAACTTCATATTGTCGATCAAGAAATACGATCTCCAGGGACTGCACAACCTGTCTTCCCT GCAATTACGGAACAACAGCTTAACCAGAATCGAGGCCGGAGCATTTGATCATACCGTAAAACTGAAACAACT ACGTTTGTCTCTCAACACTTTGCCTGCTATCAAGAAGGACGTTTTCGAACCCCTGCAGGAACTCAAGATTCT AGATCTGTCTCACAACAAGATCGAGGATATTGAATCCGGGTCATTATCAAACGCCACACGTCTAAGTCACCT GCTGCTCGCTTCCAACAAGCTAAGTATCCTACGGAATGGCATGTTCACAAGTCTGTCAAGTGTTACCAATTT AGACTTGCTGGACAACGAAATCCGATCTTTGGAACCAGGCTGTTTTGATGATATGCTGTCACTCTATACTCT CGACTTGCGTGAGAATCCGTTCACTCTCTTACCAAGAGGATTGTTTGACAATCTCTTATCCTTCGAATGGAT cTATTTTGATCACTTTTCCCTTTGTGGTTATGCGCCAACCGTCCGACACTGTTCCCCCCGAGGTGATGGAATATCGTCGATCGAGAATCTCCTTGACAACATGGTGCTCCGCATCATGGTCTGGGTGGTTGCTACGCTGGCCTTCATCGGCAACATCTTTGTGCTCATCGTCCGCTGCGTCCTCAAGGAGGACAATCGAGTGCACTCCTTCTTCATAGTGAACCTGTCCTTTGCCGACCTTCTGATGGGGCTCTACCTCTTCATAATCGCCGTTCACGACGTCATATACCGCGGGGAGTACATCAAATTTGATCTGTCATGGCGAACAAGCTGGATCTGCAAACTCTGCGGTTTCCTGAGTTTCGTCTCCAGTGAGGCCTCTGTCCTGATCTTGACGGTCATCACCTTGGACCGCCTCTTCTCCATCGTGTACCCGTTCAAGTTCAAGAACCGGACCATAAAGCTAGCCTTCCTGATAATGGCCACGATGTGgtccatttgcatattcctGGCCGTTCTCCCGCTCATAGACCACCTGGAGTACTTCAGTGTCTTCTTTTACGGCGGCAATGGCGTCTGTCTGCCCTTGCACATCGACGAGCCCATGACAAATGGCTGGGAGTACTCCCTCTTCATATTTACGTTCATCAACTTGGTGGCGTTTCTGTTCATCGCCTTCGCCTACGCGGCCATGTTCAATGCCATAAGGCAGTCCCGGACCAACATTCGCTCCACCACTGAAAACCAGGACTACATGTTGGCCAAGAGGTTCACCTTGATTGTGGCGACTGATTTTGTCTGCTGGATGCCGATCATCATTCTCAAACTAGTGGCGCTGGCAG GTGTCAAAGTAAACGGTGACATCTATGCGTGGATGGCTGTCTTCATCCTGCCTGTCAATTCTGCGCTGAATCCCATTTTGTACACCATGACAACCAAACTCTTCAAACAGAAGATGCTGAGGGCCCTGGGCGTACACTTGCGGGACAAGGCGGACGAGTCGCTGACGGCTAGCAAGACCACGGGGATGAGGGTTTCCACGTTCGGGCAGCGCTCGCGATCTACGACCAGCACCAACGGGAAAGCGAGAAATGGCAGTTTCCAT